A single region of the Octopus bimaculoides isolate UCB-OBI-ISO-001 chromosome 6, ASM119413v2, whole genome shotgun sequence genome encodes:
- the LOC106878408 gene encoding 40S ribosomal protein S15a has protein sequence MVRMNVLADALNTIQAAERGGKRQVMIRPNSKVTCRFLSVMMKHGYIGEFEIVDDHRNGKIVVNLTGRLNMCGVISPRFDICLRDLERWTNNLLPSRQFGCLVLTTSGGILDHEEARRRHLGGKILGYFY, from the exons ATGGTGCGTATGAACGTATTAGCCGATGCTTTGAATACTATTCAAGCAGCCGAGAGAGGTGGTAAAAGACAGGTGATGATCAGACCAAATTCTAAAGTCACATGCAGATTTCTGTCTGTCATGATGAAACATG GTTATATTGGAGAGTTTGAAATCGTAGATGATCACAGAAATGGCAAAATCGTTGTCAACCTTACAGGCAGGCTAAATATg TGTGGTGTCATTAGCCCCCGATTTGACATATGCCTCCGAGATTTGGAGAGGTGGACCAACAACTTATTGCCATCTCGACAATTTGG ATGTTTGGTATTAACCACCTCGGGAGGGATCCTTGATCATGAGGAGGCCAGGAGAAGACATCTTGGTGGCAAAATTTTAggatatttttattaa